From the Acidobacteriota bacterium genome, the window CATCAGTCTCTGTTGAAATTCAGCTGTGTTCGCTGACCGGGTAGATCTCGTCAGCGACAAGACCATGTGCTTCTCTATGGACGGTGTTGGCGGCTTCGGCGTCGTCTGCTTCGACGAGGCAGAAGATCCTTCCTTCGTCTTCGTTCACCCAGTAGCGCAGATAACTCA encodes:
- a CDS encoding DUF4242 domain-containing protein, giving the protein MPLFMDVHYMEGGVSVTDVANAHKADLDTQGKYGVSYLRYWVNEDEGRIFCLVEADDAEAANTVHREAHGLVADEIYPVSEHS